A portion of the Streptomyces coeruleoprunus genome contains these proteins:
- a CDS encoding cytochrome P450 produces MVQSESQAPPPLALDPTGARRHAEHHTLRERGPVTRVDVLGVRAWSVTDPALLKQLLTSPDVSKDAHRHWPELPTAVQTWPLALWVAVNNMFTAYGADHRRLRRLVAPAFSARRISAMRPSVEEITEELLDDLATAGPGEVVDLRERFAYPLPIKVISRLMGLPEKQSQDFRALVDAVFDTTLTPQQAAANSERLYEVLDDLIAVRRAEPGDDMTSLLITARDAEGDGSPLAETELRDTLLLMVSAGYETTVNLLDQAVTALLTHPDQLAHVREGRATWSDVVEETLRYEPAVAHLPLRYAVKDIAVPGGPVIRRGEAILASYAAANRHPEWHGESADVFDVTRPSPEHLAFGHGVHFCLGAPLARLEATTALDALFTRFPDLRLAVAPDALEPVPSLISNGHQRLPVRLTPA; encoded by the coding sequence GTGGTTCAGTCCGAGTCTCAGGCTCCGCCGCCCCTCGCCCTCGACCCCACCGGCGCCCGACGGCACGCCGAACACCACACCCTGCGCGAGCGCGGGCCCGTGACCCGCGTCGACGTCCTGGGCGTGAGGGCGTGGTCCGTCACCGACCCGGCGTTACTGAAGCAGCTGTTGACGAGTCCGGACGTGTCCAAGGACGCGCACCGCCACTGGCCCGAACTGCCCACCGCCGTGCAGACCTGGCCGCTGGCCCTGTGGGTCGCCGTGAACAACATGTTCACGGCCTACGGCGCGGACCACCGCAGGCTCCGGCGCCTCGTGGCGCCCGCGTTCAGCGCCCGGCGCATCTCCGCGATGCGCCCGAGCGTCGAGGAGATCACTGAGGAGCTGCTGGACGACCTGGCCACGGCCGGGCCCGGCGAGGTGGTCGATCTGCGCGAACGGTTCGCGTACCCGCTGCCGATCAAGGTCATCAGCCGGCTGATGGGCCTGCCCGAGAAGCAGAGCCAGGACTTCCGCGCCCTCGTCGACGCGGTCTTCGACACGACGCTCACGCCCCAGCAGGCGGCCGCCAACTCGGAACGCCTCTACGAGGTCCTGGACGACCTCATCGCCGTCCGGCGCGCCGAGCCGGGCGACGACATGACCTCCCTGCTGATCACCGCGCGCGACGCGGAGGGCGACGGCTCACCGCTGGCCGAGACGGAACTCCGGGACACGCTCCTGCTGATGGTCAGCGCCGGTTACGAGACCACCGTCAACCTGCTCGACCAGGCCGTCACCGCGCTCCTGACCCACCCCGACCAGCTCGCGCACGTCCGCGAGGGCCGGGCGACGTGGTCGGACGTCGTCGAGGAGACGCTGCGCTACGAACCGGCGGTGGCCCACCTCCCGCTGCGGTACGCGGTGAAGGACATCGCGGTGCCCGGTGGCCCGGTGATACGCCGGGGCGAGGCCATCCTCGCCTCGTACGCGGCGGCGAACCGCCACCCCGAGTGGCACGGCGAGAGCGCCGACGTCTTCGACGTCACCCGGCCGTCGCCGGAACACCTCGCCTTCGGTCACGGCGTCCACTTCTGCCTCGGCGCGCCCCTGGCGCGGCTGGAGGCGACCACCGCGCTGGACGCGTTGTTCACCCGCTTCCCCGATCTACGGCTCGCCGTGGCGCCCGACGCCCTGGAACCGGTCCCGTCGCTCATCTCCAACGGCCACCAGCGGCTGCCCGTCCGTCTCACGCCCGCGTAA
- a CDS encoding DUF350 domain-containing protein: protein MTDIVNGMGRAAAYGGLGLVLLILGIVLVDVLTPGNLRRLIWEQRNRNGAILLSSALLGIGGIVFTSIWTTYEDFGKGLVSTAAFGVLGLVMMAVAFLVVDLVTPGRLGAQLVEPEPHPAVWVTASCNIAVSAIVSASIA from the coding sequence ATGACCGACATCGTCAACGGGATGGGCCGGGCCGCCGCCTACGGCGGCCTGGGCCTGGTCCTGCTCATTCTCGGCATAGTCCTGGTCGACGTGCTGACACCCGGCAATCTGCGCCGGCTGATCTGGGAGCAGCGCAACCGCAACGGGGCCATCCTGCTGAGTTCGGCGCTGCTCGGCATCGGCGGCATCGTGTTCACCTCCATCTGGACGACGTACGAGGACTTCGGCAAGGGCCTGGTGTCCACGGCGGCGTTCGGTGTGCTGGGCCTGGTGATGATGGCCGTGGCGTTCCTCGTGGTGGACCTGGTCACGCCCGGCCGTCTGGGCGCCCAGCTGGTCGAGCCGGAGCCGCATCCGGCGGTCTGGGTGACGGCCTCCTGCAACATCGCGGTGTCGGCGATCGTGTCGGCGTCCATCGCCTGA
- a CDS encoding peptidoglycan recognition protein gives MRLPPHPHRPWHRSLSFFPSGGRRPRGATGPRGARTGAPRTTAAVAALVVLSGTYLLIGPSTPQHRTTAAPSTRQAPAGNGRHRGPRPVIVPRTAWKAETVSTAPGARYAPTVKAAVIHHTSTPNDYDCASIPRLLRNLYAGHTYGRHWDDIGYNFLVDACGTIYEGRAGGVDRPVIGAHTKGFNEGTVGIAAIGTFTEGTRVPEPMLDAIARLVAWKLDPRGPDPRGTVALVSTNDESRFPEGTTAVLPVVGGHTDGYATRCPGAALYARLPDISARAARMQRR, from the coding sequence ATGCGTCTGCCGCCGCACCCGCACCGCCCCTGGCACCGGTCACTGTCGTTCTTCCCGTCCGGCGGCCGTAGGCCCCGTGGAGCCACTGGGCCCCGTGGAGCCCGTACCGGTGCCCCCCGTACCACCGCCGCCGTCGCGGCGCTCGTCGTCCTCTCCGGGACGTACCTCCTCATCGGCCCGTCGACCCCGCAGCACCGCACCACCGCGGCGCCGTCCACGCGCCAGGCACCCGCGGGCAACGGGCGTCACCGGGGTCCGCGGCCCGTCATCGTGCCCCGTACCGCGTGGAAGGCCGAGACCGTGTCGACGGCGCCCGGCGCCCGGTACGCGCCGACGGTGAAGGCCGCCGTCATCCATCACACCAGCACCCCGAACGACTACGACTGCGCCTCGATCCCCCGGCTCCTGCGCAATCTGTACGCGGGCCACACCTACGGCCGCCACTGGGACGACATCGGCTACAACTTCCTCGTCGACGCGTGCGGCACCATCTACGAGGGCCGGGCGGGGGGCGTCGACCGACCGGTGATCGGCGCGCACACCAAGGGGTTCAACGAGGGGACGGTCGGCATCGCCGCGATCGGCACGTTCACCGAGGGCACGCGCGTACCGGAGCCGATGCTGGACGCGATCGCCCGGCTCGTCGCCTGGAAGCTCGACCCGCGAGGGCCGGATCCGCGCGGGACGGTCGCGCTGGTCTCGACGAACGACGAGTCGCGCTTCCCGGAGGGCACGACGGCCGTGCTGCCGGTGGTCGGCGGGCACACGGACGGCTATGCGACGCGCTGCCCCGGCGCCGCGCTCTACGCGAGGCTTCCCGACATCAGCGCCCGGGCCGCGCGGATGCAACGGCGCTGA
- a CDS encoding sigma-70 family RNA polymerase sigma factor produces MHRDSEHIPELVSAARAGDGPARERLVADYLPLVYNVVGRALDGHADVDDVVQDTMFRALDGLGGLREPSRFRSWLVAIAMNQIRRRWTDRQQAPVTSLERVAERPDPAGDFVELTILRLGLSGQRREVAEATRWLDEADRGLLALWWQEAAGELTRAELAEALGVSARHAAVRVQRMKEQLETGRVVVRALAAQPRCRELTRLTADWDGRPAPVWRKRIARHARGCRACSGHWSGLVPAEALLAGLALVVPLSGYPAVPATGSGGVAPVAAQGQGSEPTAATGPGQELTPTTASGAAQQQQQGSAPPSGAQGTTPPSGAQGSEPPSGAQSDAAVSRTSPRWRAGAVLGGTAALGVLLAFLWPVEQAPTAPRALSPGAAPSAAPPATTSSPEVAPTASSTSPGSVSASPKPTPSASPPESPSASPDRPPAAEPSVEQRVTDLVNARRAEAGCGPLRVDPRLTAAARAHARDMVTRRYFAHADPEGRHADARMADAGYEVGAWAENLHHGPREPRSVVDDWMDGSVHEENMLGCQYRDTGVAAVPGPDGTVWVQTLAGPM; encoded by the coding sequence ATGCACAGGGACAGCGAGCACATACCGGAGCTGGTGAGCGCGGCGCGCGCGGGGGACGGGCCGGCGCGCGAGCGGCTCGTCGCCGACTACCTGCCGCTCGTCTACAACGTGGTGGGCAGGGCCCTCGACGGGCACGCGGACGTGGACGACGTCGTCCAGGACACCATGTTCCGGGCCCTGGACGGCCTGGGCGGGCTCAGGGAGCCGTCGCGGTTCCGCTCGTGGCTGGTCGCGATCGCCATGAACCAGATACGGCGGCGCTGGACGGACCGGCAGCAGGCGCCCGTGACGTCGCTGGAGCGTGTGGCGGAACGGCCGGATCCGGCAGGTGACTTCGTCGAGCTGACGATCCTGCGGCTGGGGCTTTCGGGCCAGCGCCGTGAGGTGGCGGAGGCGACCCGGTGGCTGGACGAGGCCGACCGGGGACTGCTGGCGCTGTGGTGGCAGGAGGCCGCGGGGGAGCTGACGAGGGCCGAGCTGGCGGAGGCTCTTGGGGTCTCCGCCCGGCACGCCGCGGTGCGGGTGCAGCGGATGAAGGAGCAGTTGGAGACCGGGCGCGTGGTGGTGCGTGCCCTCGCCGCGCAACCGCGCTGCCGGGAGCTCACGCGGCTGACGGCCGACTGGGACGGGCGTCCGGCGCCGGTGTGGCGCAAGCGGATCGCCCGGCACGCGAGGGGCTGCCGGGCGTGCTCCGGCCACTGGTCCGGCCTCGTCCCGGCCGAGGCCCTGCTCGCCGGCCTCGCCCTGGTGGTCCCGCTGTCCGGCTACCCGGCCGTTCCGGCCACGGGCTCCGGTGGCGTGGCGCCGGTGGCGGCGCAAGGGCAAGGGTCGGAGCCGACGGCGGCCACGGGGCCGGGCCAGGAGCTGACGCCGACGACGGCGAGCGGTGCGGCGCAGCAGCAGCAGCAGGGCAGCGCACCGCCGAGTGGCGCGCAGGGGACCACACCGCCAAGTGGCGCGCAGGGCAGCGAACCGCCAAGTGGCGCGCAGAGCGACGCGGCCGTGAGCCGTACGTCACCGCGGTGGCGTGCGGGCGCGGTCCTCGGGGGGACCGCCGCGCTCGGTGTCCTGCTGGCGTTCCTGTGGCCGGTGGAGCAGGCGCCGACCGCCCCGCGCGCCCTCTCCCCCGGCGCCGCGCCGTCGGCGGCCCCGCCCGCCACGACATCGTCGCCTGAGGTGGCCCCCACTGCCTCGTCGACCTCGCCCGGCTCCGTGTCCGCATCGCCGAAGCCGACGCCGTCCGCGTCCCCGCCGGAATCGCCGTCCGCGTCGCCGGACCGGCCGCCCGCGGCGGAGCCCAGTGTGGAGCAGCGCGTCACCGACCTGGTGAACGCCCGGCGCGCGGAGGCGGGTTGTGGCCCGCTGCGGGTCGACCCGCGGCTCACCGCTGCGGCACGCGCGCACGCCCGGGACATGGTGACGCGCCGGTACTTCGCCCATGCCGACCCGGAGGGCCGGCACGCCGACGCGCGGATGGCCGACGCGGGGTACGAGGTGGGGGCGTGGGCCGAGAACCTGCACCACGGTCCACGGGAGCCGCGGTCGGTGGTCGACGACTGGATGGACGGCTCGGTCCACGAGGAGAACATGCTGGGCTGCCAGTACCGGGACACGGGCGTGGCCGCCGTGCCGGGGCCGGACGGGACGGTGTGGGTCCAGACCCTGGCCGGACCCATGTGA
- a CDS encoding CAP domain-containing protein: MQHHPFDEPGQDQQQDGRPRGRHRTGRRAAAAPAGAPRRHAKRRWTYQGIGTVVAGAVAVAAVATGTLVLGGTDSGILATGTDAPTHPGGHDRTRNGGGSGNGSGTPTPEAGRPTQGTLLKEPSPNASASSSGAAPSGTSTATPTAGATATGSAPATASPTARRATTGAAAPTKRPVPPKTRPTPQPGAAGGAAGEYVRSVVALANAERAKAGCSPLRVNSSLQAAAQRHADDMAARNYYEHDSPEGRNAGDRMQAAGYRWRTWGENIHRGPKAPAAAMRDWMSSPGHRENILNCKFKDIGVGVNLRANGPWWVQNFGTAG; the protein is encoded by the coding sequence GTGCAGCACCACCCCTTCGACGAACCCGGACAGGACCAGCAGCAGGACGGCCGTCCCCGGGGGCGGCACCGGACCGGCCGCCGCGCGGCGGCCGCACCGGCGGGAGCGCCGCGACGGCACGCCAAGCGGCGGTGGACCTACCAGGGCATAGGCACCGTCGTCGCGGGCGCTGTGGCCGTCGCCGCCGTGGCGACCGGCACCCTGGTCCTCGGCGGCACCGACTCGGGCATCCTGGCCACCGGGACGGACGCCCCCACCCATCCCGGCGGCCACGACCGCACCAGGAACGGAGGCGGAAGCGGGAACGGAAGCGGAACGCCCACACCTGAGGCAGGCCGGCCCACCCAGGGAACCCTCCTCAAAGAGCCCTCCCCGAACGCCTCGGCCTCCTCCTCCGGGGCCGCCCCCAGCGGTACGTCGACGGCCACACCGACCGCCGGCGCCACGGCCACCGGCAGCGCCCCGGCCACCGCCTCACCCACCGCGCGACGGGCCACCACCGGGGCGGCCGCCCCCACGAAGCGTCCCGTCCCGCCGAAGACCCGGCCCACGCCGCAGCCCGGCGCCGCCGGGGGAGCCGCAGGCGAGTACGTGCGGAGCGTCGTCGCCCTGGCCAACGCCGAACGCGCCAAGGCCGGCTGCTCCCCCCTCCGCGTCAACAGCAGCCTCCAGGCGGCCGCCCAGCGCCACGCGGACGACATGGCCGCCCGCAACTACTACGAGCACGACTCGCCGGAGGGCCGCAACGCCGGCGACCGCATGCAGGCGGCGGGCTACCGCTGGCGCACCTGGGGCGAGAACATCCACCGGGGTCCCAAGGCGCCCGCCGCGGCGATGCGGGACTGGATGAGCAGCCCCGGGCACCGCGAGAACATCCTGAACTGCAAGTTCAAGGACATCGGCGTGGGGGTCAACCTCCGTGCCAACGGCCCCTGGTGGGTGCAGAACTTCGGCACGGCGGGCTGA
- a CDS encoding alpha/beta fold hydrolase, producing MNPAYATVDHVFSVPLDHSSPDGPAIEVFAREVADPARIGEKLPWLLYLQGGPGGKSPRPSAGSPGWLDRALRTHRVMLMDQRGTGRSTPVTARAAARIGDASRLAAYLTHFRADSIVADAELIRRELCGDEPWETLGQSYGGFLTLTYLSRAPHGLRACYVAGGLPGLTATADDVYARTYPRVRDRVLEHYARYPQDAVTVRRIADLLEAGDVRLPGGDRLTVGRLRSLGLALGMGDGFERVHWLLDESLDSHGELTDTFLHQVARLTAFTDDPLFAVMQETIYGQGAGPTGWAAARALTCHPAFADDADPLLFTGEMIYPWMFRTITGLRPFADAADLLAAKSDWPPLYDPARLAANTVPLAAVVYHDDMYVDAGLSLRTARDIGNARVWVTNEWEHDGLTSSGGRVLSRLMDLATGRA from the coding sequence ATGAACCCCGCGTACGCGACGGTCGATCACGTCTTCTCGGTACCGCTCGACCACTCGTCCCCCGACGGCCCGGCCATCGAGGTCTTCGCCCGCGAGGTCGCCGACCCCGCCAGGATCGGCGAGAAACTGCCCTGGCTGCTGTATCTGCAGGGCGGCCCGGGCGGCAAGTCGCCCCGTCCGTCGGCCGGTTCGCCGGGCTGGCTGGACCGGGCGCTCCGGACCCACCGGGTCATGCTGATGGACCAGCGAGGCACCGGCCGCTCAACGCCGGTGACGGCCCGCGCGGCGGCACGCATCGGCGACGCGTCCCGGCTCGCGGCGTATCTGACCCACTTCCGCGCCGACTCGATCGTCGCGGACGCGGAGCTGATACGCCGTGAGCTGTGCGGCGACGAACCCTGGGAGACCCTCGGCCAGAGCTACGGCGGTTTCCTCACCCTCACCTACCTCTCACGCGCTCCGCACGGCCTGCGCGCCTGCTACGTCGCGGGTGGCCTGCCGGGGCTGACCGCCACCGCCGACGACGTGTACGCCCGCACCTACCCGCGTGTCCGCGACCGGGTCCTGGAGCACTACGCGCGCTACCCGCAGGATGCCGTGACGGTCCGCCGGATCGCCGACCTGCTGGAGGCCGGCGACGTCCGCCTCCCCGGAGGCGACCGCCTCACCGTCGGCCGGCTGCGCAGCCTCGGGCTGGCCCTCGGCATGGGCGACGGCTTCGAGCGGGTCCACTGGCTGCTCGACGAATCCCTTGACTCCCATGGAGAGTTGACGGACACATTCCTCCACCAAGTGGCGCGACTGACCGCGTTCACGGACGACCCCCTGTTCGCGGTCATGCAGGAGACGATCTACGGCCAGGGCGCCGGCCCCACCGGCTGGGCGGCGGCCCGCGCTCTGACCTGCCACCCGGCGTTCGCCGACGACGCCGACCCGTTGCTGTTCACCGGCGAAATGATCTACCCCTGGATGTTCCGCACGATCACGGGCCTGCGCCCGTTCGCGGACGCCGCCGACCTGCTCGCCGCGAAGAGCGACTGGCCGCCCCTGTACGACCCGGCCCGCCTCGCCGCCAATACGGTTCCGCTCGCCGCGGTCGTCTACCACGACGACATGTACGTGGACGCCGGTCTCTCGCTGCGCACCGCCCGGGACATCGGCAACGCCCGGGTGTGGGTCACCAACGAGTGGGAGCACGACGGCCTCACCTCCTCGGGCGGCCGTGTCCTGTCCCGCCTGATGGACCTGGCGACGGGCCGCGCCTGA
- a CDS encoding SGNH/GDSL hydrolase family protein gives MQQPHFPAGSHILFQGDSITDGGRLRYPGPHADTNAALGHSYVYLIAARAAAQAPGHRWRFTNRGVSGDKVTELAARWRTDTLDLAPDVLSVLIGVNDAWRVVDGESGDMDADGFRAAYDALLTRTREALPALRIVLCEPFCLPTGTDDSFDEALAAQVLIRQKIVAELAAAHRTEFLRLQPVFDDAARRAPAAHWIHDGVHPTHAGNQLLADSWLSAVASARPGR, from the coding sequence ATGCAGCAGCCGCACTTCCCGGCCGGATCGCACATCCTCTTCCAGGGCGACTCCATCACCGACGGAGGCCGTCTCCGCTACCCCGGCCCCCACGCCGACACCAACGCCGCCCTCGGGCACAGCTACGTGTACCTGATCGCGGCCCGGGCGGCCGCCCAGGCGCCCGGTCACCGCTGGAGGTTCACGAACCGCGGTGTGAGCGGTGACAAGGTCACCGAGCTGGCCGCCCGCTGGCGGACCGACACGCTCGACCTGGCCCCCGACGTGCTCTCCGTCCTCATAGGCGTCAACGACGCCTGGCGGGTGGTCGACGGGGAGTCGGGCGACATGGACGCGGACGGCTTCCGCGCCGCGTACGACGCGCTGCTCACCCGCACCCGCGAGGCCCTGCCCGCCCTGCGGATCGTGCTGTGCGAGCCGTTCTGCCTGCCCACCGGCACCGACGACTCCTTCGACGAGGCCCTGGCCGCCCAGGTGCTGATCCGGCAGAAGATCGTCGCCGAGCTCGCCGCGGCGCACCGGACCGAATTCCTGCGGCTCCAGCCTGTGTTCGACGACGCCGCGCGCCGCGCCCCCGCCGCCCACTGGATCCACGACGGCGTCCACCCGACCCACGCCGGCAACCAGCTCCTCGCCGACAGCTGGCTCAGCGCCGTTGCATCCGCGCGGCCCGGGCGCTGA
- a CDS encoding DoxX family protein gives MRRTVRRDVGLLVLRVGAGAVLAAHGTQKLFGWFGGGGVEGTSKAMEAMGFRPGRHSAVAAGLGEAGGGTLLALGLATPAAGAMAAGAMAGAVSVHVPAGFFNQSGGFEYPAFLGFTAAALGLAGPGRYSLDHLTGHRFDQPWTLIAAFVGSAAAAAAVIGKRAIDQATEEEPDSGPGGAPSP, from the coding sequence GTGAGACGCACCGTCCGACGCGATGTGGGCCTGCTCGTGCTGCGGGTGGGTGCGGGAGCGGTCCTCGCCGCGCACGGGACCCAGAAGTTGTTCGGGTGGTTCGGGGGCGGTGGTGTCGAGGGCACGTCCAAGGCCATGGAGGCGATGGGTTTCCGCCCCGGCCGACACAGCGCCGTCGCGGCGGGGCTGGGGGAGGCCGGCGGCGGGACGCTGCTCGCCCTGGGCCTGGCCACACCGGCCGCCGGCGCCATGGCGGCCGGCGCGATGGCCGGGGCCGTCTCGGTGCACGTGCCCGCCGGGTTCTTCAACCAGTCGGGCGGCTTCGAGTATCCGGCGTTCCTGGGGTTCACCGCCGCGGCCCTCGGGCTGGCGGGGCCCGGGCGATATTCGCTGGACCATCTCACGGGCCACCGTTTCGACCAGCCGTGGACCCTGATCGCGGCCTTCGTCGGCTCGGCGGCCGCCGCGGCGGCCGTCATCGGCAAGCGCGCCATCGACCAGGCGACCGAGGAGGAGCCGGACTCCGGCCCCGGCGGGGCACCGTCACCCTGA
- the hpnR gene encoding hopanoid C-3 methylase HpnR: MRVMLVHPSALMYSEIFLRLEPLGLERVAAAARDAGHEVRVVDLQVLPRSVLDAELRSFAPEALGISLNYLANIPEAIEIARYAKQASPGCFVFFGGHSVSFIAEHVLEQAQGAVDAVVRGEGEPAVPPLLEAARDGGLTTVPGVVSAEGRGPAPRLLDSLDHPRPARDLMRKRNRYFIGELDPCASIEFTRGCPWDCSFCSAWTFYGRSYRKASPEAAADEMASIREPNVFIVDDVAFIRPEHGDGIAAELEKRRIRKRYYLETRSDVLLRNQEVFQRWTRLGLQYMFLGMEAIDAEGLDLYRKRVSPDDNFRALEVARRMGIMVAINLIVDPAWDEERFRLVREFALAVPEIVHLTVMTPYPGTEIWHTESRQLTTRDYRLFDIQHAVVPTKLPLEDFYRELVRTQAVLNRKHLGLRTAIGAMGVLGRNLMRGQTNFARMLWKFGRVYNVERQLADHRRPVAYELPLPKHRATPPGRQDLFIHTRPPSPLHRRTAEPDPDGV, from the coding sequence ATGCGCGTGATGCTCGTCCACCCGAGCGCCCTGATGTACTCGGAGATCTTCCTGCGGCTGGAGCCGCTGGGGCTGGAGCGGGTGGCGGCAGCGGCCCGGGACGCCGGCCACGAGGTGCGGGTGGTGGACCTCCAGGTGCTGCCCCGCTCGGTGCTCGACGCCGAACTGCGCTCGTTCGCACCCGAGGCGCTGGGCATCTCGCTCAACTACCTGGCGAACATCCCCGAGGCGATCGAGATCGCCCGGTACGCCAAGCAGGCGTCGCCGGGGTGCTTCGTGTTCTTCGGCGGCCACAGCGTCTCGTTCATCGCCGAACACGTGCTGGAGCAGGCGCAGGGCGCCGTCGACGCCGTCGTACGGGGTGAGGGCGAACCGGCGGTGCCCCCGCTGCTGGAGGCGGCCCGCGACGGCGGCCTGACCACGGTGCCCGGCGTGGTCTCCGCGGAGGGGCGGGGGCCTGCGCCCCGGCTCCTGGACAGCCTCGACCACCCGCGCCCGGCGCGCGACCTCATGCGCAAGCGGAACCGCTACTTCATCGGCGAACTCGATCCGTGCGCGTCGATCGAGTTCACCCGCGGCTGTCCTTGGGACTGCTCGTTCTGTTCCGCGTGGACGTTCTACGGGCGCAGCTACCGCAAGGCGTCGCCCGAGGCGGCCGCGGACGAGATGGCGTCGATCCGCGAGCCGAACGTCTTCATCGTCGACGACGTGGCCTTCATCCGCCCCGAGCACGGCGACGGGATCGCCGCGGAGCTGGAGAAGCGGCGTATCCGCAAGCGGTATTACCTGGAGACGCGCAGTGACGTCCTGCTGCGCAACCAGGAGGTGTTCCAGCGGTGGACGCGGCTGGGCCTGCAGTACATGTTCCTGGGCATGGAGGCCATCGACGCCGAAGGGCTCGACCTCTACCGCAAGCGGGTCAGCCCGGACGACAACTTCCGGGCGCTCGAAGTGGCCCGGCGTATGGGCATCATGGTCGCCATCAACCTGATCGTCGACCCCGCCTGGGACGAGGAGCGCTTCCGTCTCGTACGGGAGTTCGCGCTCGCCGTGCCGGAGATCGTGCACCTGACGGTGATGACGCCCTATCCGGGTACGGAGATCTGGCACACGGAGTCCAGGCAGCTCACGACCAGGGACTACCGGCTGTTCGACATCCAGCACGCGGTCGTGCCGACGAAGCTCCCGCTCGAGGACTTCTACCGGGAACTGGTTCGCACCCAGGCCGTCCTCAACCGCAAGCACCTGGGGCTGCGCACGGCCATCGGCGCGATGGGGGTGCTCGGGCGGAACCTCATGCGCGGCCAGACGAACTTCGCCCGCATGCTGTGGAAGTTCGGCCGCGTGTACAACGTGGAGCGCCAACTGGCCGACCACCGGCGCCCGGTGGCGTACGAGCTGCCGCTCCCGAAGCACCGGGCCACGCCTCCCGGCCGTCAGGACCTGTTCATCCACACCAGGCCGCCGTCCCCGCTGCACCGCCGGACCGCCGAGCCGGACCCGGACGGGGTGTGA
- a CDS encoding dihydrodipicolinate synthase family protein produces the protein MTTTAWSPSRPWRGIMVATALPLREDLSVDFDAYAEHVAWLVAQGCDGVVPNGSLGEYQTLTDAERARVVRVAVEAAGDGARVMPGVAAYGSAEARRWAEQAGEAGCGSVLLLPPNAYRADEGGVRAHYAEVAAAGVPVVAYNNPYDTRVDLTPQLLARLHGEGHIVAVKEFSGDVRRAYEIAELAPELDLLIGADDVLLELALAGAVGWIAGYPNALPGACAALYRAAVGQDLDLALPLYKALHPLLRWDSKPEFVQAIKLSMDIAGRPGGPTRPPRAPLGDTQAAIVRAATEKALAEGLD, from the coding sequence ATGACCACCACCGCTTGGAGTCCCTCCCGCCCGTGGCGCGGGATCATGGTCGCGACGGCGTTGCCGTTGCGTGAGGATCTGTCCGTCGATTTCGACGCGTATGCCGAGCATGTGGCGTGGCTGGTCGCGCAGGGGTGTGACGGTGTGGTGCCCAACGGTTCGCTGGGCGAGTACCAGACGCTGACGGACGCCGAGCGGGCCCGGGTGGTGCGGGTGGCGGTGGAGGCGGCCGGTGACGGTGCCCGTGTGATGCCCGGTGTGGCCGCCTACGGGAGCGCGGAGGCGCGGCGGTGGGCGGAGCAGGCGGGGGAGGCGGGGTGTGGTTCGGTGCTGTTGCTGCCGCCGAACGCCTACCGTGCCGACGAGGGCGGGGTGCGGGCGCACTATGCCGAGGTCGCGGCGGCGGGTGTGCCCGTGGTGGCGTACAACAACCCTTACGACACGCGGGTGGACCTGACGCCTCAGCTGCTGGCGCGGCTGCACGGCGAGGGGCACATCGTGGCGGTGAAGGAGTTCAGCGGGGACGTGCGCCGGGCGTACGAGATCGCCGAACTCGCGCCGGAGCTGGACCTGCTGATCGGCGCGGACGACGTGCTGCTGGAGCTGGCGCTGGCCGGGGCGGTGGGGTGGATCGCCGGTTACCCCAACGCCCTGCCCGGCGCGTGCGCGGCCCTGTACCGGGCGGCCGTGGGCCAGGACCTCGACCTCGCCCTGCCGCTGTACAAGGCGCTGCACCCGCTGCTGCGGTGGGACTCCAAGCCCGAGTTCGTCCAGGCCATCAAGCTGTCCATGGACATCGCCGGCCGTCCCGGCGGCCCCACCCGTCCGCCGCGCGCCCCGCTCGGCGACACCCAGGCCGCCATCGTCCGCGCGGCCACCGAGAAGGCCCTCGCCGAAGGCCTCGACTGA